The nucleotide window CCCCTTAATTTTTCCTGTTGGTTGGGGACTTGGTTACCTGGTCACAACAGGAATGAAGAAATTGTTTGACCACTACCTGCCAGAAAAGGACTTGGACCAGGGTGCCACTCAGGACGAGACCGCTTCATTTGGGAACGAACCTACAACGGTTCCCCAAGAccaaactgacccggctgggtcaGTTTCTCTTGAAGAGGAGCCAGTTTTCTTCGAAGACACTGAGATTAATTCGACGGAGATTTCAGAAGACAGTACAGAGGACGAGACCACTTCATTTGGGAACGAACCTACAACGGTTCCCCAACAccaaactgacccggctgggtcaGTTTCTCTTGAAGACGAGCCAGTTGACTCCGAAGACACTGAGATTAATTCGACGGAGATTTCACAACGCAGTACAAAGGACGAGAGCACTTCCATTGGGAATGAACTTTCAATGGTTCCCCAAGAccaaactgacccggctgggtcaGTTTGGTCTGTCAACCAGAAAGTCGACTGTGAAGCCTCTACAGTGGATTTGACTAAGACATCGTCTCTCGACGCAACTCAGGATGTGAGTTCAGTCTTTGGGAACAATTTGCCCGTTGTtcccaaagaaaaaactgacccggctgggaaAGTTTTTTCGGGGACTGAACTCGCAGAGAAACCTCTGATGATCGACGGCACATTTTCCAGCTCCTCTGACATGAAGAGTTCCTCGGACGAGGAATTCATTTCAGAGGGACGAACACtttacaatgaaaacagagtCCGAGATCTGTCTGTGAACCCATTGTTAAGGCGCAGGGTTACTGTAGATCCTGAATTAGACTGCACCCCAGAAGGGGAAGCTGGTTTGACGGACAGGATCAGCAATGAAACCCCACCAAATGATGGTTCAACGTTTCCCAAAGACAAAACTACCCCAGCCGGGGTAGTCGTCTCTCAGGACGAGAGAAAAGTCTTGGGAAACCAGTACTGCACTGTTCCTCAACAACAAACTGACCCGGATGGGAAAGTTGTACATGAGGAACAAAGCAGGTTGAGACAGACAGAGGGTGACATCTGTAGATTTGTAAACAGATTCAATAACAGCTGGATGAGTGCCGGTTTTCAGAGTGTTCTCCACCTGAGCGTCACCAGACGGTGTCTGGCCCAGAGACACCTGTTCAAAGAGGCTTCGTCAATCCCAAACTGTGCCTCTCTGATCCACACTGCCGTCCACCGACCAGGATATTTGTTTTCCCCAACAGAAATCTCCCCAGTTCTGATGGAACTGAGGGAGAGAGAACCGTCACCAGACGTGGGGAAACAATATGAAATATCTTGTTTACTGGAGTCTGTTCTTGTCTGGCTCGACTCATACGGTGGCAGCACTGATCGAGAAATGTACTGCACAAACACCTGCAGTGATTGTGGAACATCTTTCTTACAGATCCTAAATAACGGCCCTATCGTTGTGCTGCCGACCTCGACTACACTTAACGAcactgtttctttatttaacaactGGATAAATATGTGGCGCCCGCCTTCTTGTTCCAGTTGCAGGTCCGGCTTAGATCGTAAAAACATCCTGAACAACAACCAagtgattgttttgtttctgccacAGTGGGTCACTAGAAAATACCCAGTGGTTCCCAATCCAGTCATGGAGGTACCAGGAGAAAGTGGAACTGAGGTGTACTGTCTGTCGTCCGTCATCTGTAGAGATGCTGAATCAGCTAATTTCTACACCTATTTGATTCAGGGACGACAGACAGTAAAGGTGGTGGATGAGTATGTCCTCACTGCTGGTAAATCCTGCAGTGAGGACATGAATGAAAGGGGATTTATTTATGTCTATGAGAAGCGAGGGAATGTAGAAGAACCCCACAGTGACCACCTAAACACACCTAGTGTGACATTTTCTCCTGGCCCTCCTCTCCAGAATGATGAAGAAAGTTCTGGAGAGGAGCCAGAACCTCCAAGTCTGGAAGAACAGAATAACGCAGAGGACGAAACAAGCGGCCATTTTGAGGAAGAAGAAAGTGAAGTGAGTCAGACAAATTTCCTCCCAGAAATTTTCTGGGAGGTTTTTAtgccagtttttttgtttttgtttagtttgttgtgttgggtgttttttccttgtcttgttttttactGGGCCAGTAATTCTACACTTTTCTCCCTTGGCAttggtttgttctgtttttgtgtttctctattgggattttaaatggaaacattggaaacttttaaatacatttaaagtttaaataaatttaaatagtttgcaggtttctctccgggcgctccggcttcctgccatAGTCCTAAaaatgactgtcaggttaattggtctctctaaattctctttagttgcgaataaaaaattaattttgtaattaaactttataaatagtttgtaggtttctctccgggtgctctggcttcctgccacagtctaAAAAGATTCAGTGCACTTTATAGTGAATGCAAATTGGAACTTTTATAATATCAATACTATATGTATATAGAGAGATAAATCTATACCTATctagatagatatagatctatctatctatataaatatatatatatagctatatagGTCTATATATCTacagatatatagatctatatagatatagatctatatctctATgaatatctatatagatatatagatctatatagatgtatatagatctatatctctATAGAGATGATGTATATAGATTTTTATCTCTCAGCTCTAGAATCAGGTCAGAGGAACACAAGGACAGTCAAGTATAAGagcacaaataaattaaagaaaacattttgtgaaaatatacaaCTAACAATATGTACCCAGTTACATATATCACTATGACTGCAGGGTCTATGCACCTTTTCATGTTCTGCAAACTTATCAATAAATGATATCATGAAAACTAATTCCTCGGCCATTTAgtggaagccacattattttgtttgcaccTTAACTGGGCTGCAGACGCAAAGCTGTgcaatttaataatttcacaatatccctacatttaaaagtttgatatatttagttaaattacaagaaaaaatatcGACCATAAAGAAGAAATTACACTTCCACATAGATCTGCCATGTCTTCTGTAAATGAACTAGGAACTGAACTATAGCATGTTacaaaaacagtatttaaaaagatttcacCATTTTTTCTGTGGATATCTATTTGAAATATCATACAATTTGAGGgagatgtgaaaaacaacatagcCAGTCGATcttcttaaacattttatttttaatcccacGGCTCTTCAACATTTATGTCGGCTTTCAGGGATTAATCTTT belongs to Gambusia affinis linkage group LG08, SWU_Gaff_1.0, whole genome shotgun sequence and includes:
- the LOC122835625 gene encoding uncharacterized protein LOC122835625 isoform X2; this translates as MPYPLIFPVGWGLGYLVTTGMKKLFDHYLPEKDLDQGATQDETASFGNEPTTVPQDQTDPAGSVSLEEEPVFFEDTEINSTEISEDSTEDETTSFGNEPTTVPQHQTDPAGSVSLEDEPVDSEDTEINSTEISQRSTKDESTSIGNELSMVPQDQTDPAGSVWSVNQKVDCEASTVDLTKTSSLDATQDVSSVFGNNLPVVPKEKTDPAGKVFSGTELAEKPLMIDGTFSSSSDMKSSSDEEFISEGRTLYNENRVRDLSVNPLLRRRVTVDPELDCTPEGEAGLTDRISNETPPNDGSTFPKDKTTPAGVVVSQDERKVLGNQYCTVPQQQTDPDGKVVHEEQSRLRQTEGDICRFVNRFNNSWMSAGFQSVLHLSVTRRCLAQRHLFKEASSIPNCASLIHTAVHRPGYLFSPTEISPVLMELREREPSPDVGKQYEISCLLESVLVWLDSYGGSTDREMYCTNTCSDCGTSFLQILNNGPIVVLPTSTTLNDTVSLFNNWINMWRPPSCSSCRSGLDRKNILNNNQVIVLFLPQWVTRKYPVVPNPVMEVPGESGTEVYCLSSVICRDAESANFYTYLIQGRQTVKVVDEYVLTAGKSCSEDMNERGFIYVYEKRGNVEEPHSDHLNTPSVTFSPGPPLQNDEESSGEEPEPPSLEEQNNAEDETSGHFEEEESE